AACTATGCTTGGAAATCTGGGCAGGAGTCTCAGTAAAACTATGAAAAAACTGGCAGGGATGACCATAGTTGATGAGGAGGTCGTGAAGGAAGTCATTAAGGATATACAGAGGGCCCTGATCCAGTCTGACGTTAACATAAAACTTGTATTCAATCTTTCAAAATCAATAGAGGAGCGGGCTCTTAATGAGGAACCCCCAAAGGGGATAACGCCCAAGGAGCACATCATAAGTATAGTCTACGAGGAGATGGTTAAGCTTCTTGGTGAAAGGTCCCATGAATTAAAGATAGAAGAGAAACCCTACCGGATACTCTTCCTGGGGCTCCAGGGGAGCGGTAAAACAACAACCATAGGTAAACTTGCAAGGTACCTGCGTAAGAAGGGTTTCACCGTGGGTGTGGTCTGTACAGACACCTGGAGACCCGCGGCCTTTGAACAGCTGAAGCAGTACACAGAGGGGCAGGATATCAGTGTCTACGGGGACCCTGAAAACAAAGACGCCCTTGACCTTGCAGAGAAGGGGCTTGAAAGGTTTCAGAAAAAGGATGTTATCATCTTCGACACCGCAGGAAGGCACAAGGAGGAGAAGGACCTCCTCAGGGAGATGGAGGAACTCTCGGCCGTCATTAAACCCCATGAGGCTATACTCGTAATCGATGGGACAATCGGCCAGCAGGCAAGGGAACAGGCCCTTGCATTCAGGGAGGCCACAGATATCGGGTCAATAATCGTTACAAAGCTTGATGGGTCAGCCAAGGGTGGAGGTGCACTCTCAGCGGTTGCAGAGATTGGTGCCCCCATCAGGTTCATAGGTACCGGGGAGCGGATAGATGACCTGGAGGTATTCGACCCTGAAAGGTTCATATCAAGGCTTCTTGGAATGGGGGACCTTAAGAGCCTCCTTGAAAAGGTTGAGGAGGTCTCAGATGAGGAACTTGCTGAGGAATCCCTAGACGCCATACTATCCGGGAAGTTCACACTGAAGGATATGAGGGTCCAGTTTGAGATGATGGGCAAGATGGGGCCCCTGCAGCAGGTCATGAATATGCTCCCTGGTGTTGGGAAACTCCCCAAGGACGCCACAAAGATGACTGAGGAGACCATAAGGAAGTACCTTATCATCATGGACTCCATGACAGAGGAGGAACTGGAAAAACCCGACATAATCAAGCAATCCAGGATCAGAAGGATATCAAGGGGATCAGGTACCCGGAACGAGGACGTCAAGGAACTTTTAAAGTACTACAGGGTCACCAGGAAGGCCATGAAGGGCCTTGGCAGAAGGAAGATGGGTGGTCCTCTAGGTCAGCTGATGAGGCAGTTCATGAGATAGATCTGATCTAAAGCAGGAGAATTAAAATGGATGTTCAGGAAAGACTTGATGCCATCTTGGATATCACAGACTCTAAAATATGTCCTCACTGCCTTGGAAGACGTTTTTCTGACGTTATGGAGGGTCCCGGGAACCGCCTGAGGGGTGAAAGGCTTGTTGAAAAATTTTCACTTCATCTGGAAGGCCCCTGCCTGGTATGTGGCGGTATGTTTGAGAGACTCGATGAGGCTGCCCTGATGGCCAGTAAGAAGGTGGATGAACTCAACCTGGAGTACTCCTCAGTACTTGTGGGTACAAGACTCCCTGATGATGTGCTCAGAATTGATGAAGAGATAAACAGACGCCTTGGAATACAGGTGGAGAGTATCAAGAAGGATTTGAACCGTGAAATCGGTAAGAGGGTCATCTCCATCCTCCGCTGTGCTGCGGACTTTGAATCTCCAGACCTTGTAATAACCGTTGATCTGCGGGGGCAAATAAGGGTCCATGTTCAGATAAACCCCATCTTCATTGAGGGACGATACCGTAAACTTGTCCGTGGTATACCCCAGACAAGATGGCCCTGCAGGAGCTGCCGTGGTAGGGGGTGCCGTAGGTGCGATTATACTGGTAAAATGTACCCCACATCAGTGGAGGAACTCATATCAGAACCTGTCCTTGAGGCGACGCAGGGAAGTGACAGTAAGTTCCATGGCTCTGGCAGAGAGGATGTGGATGTGCGGATGCTTGGAACCGGAAGACCCTTCGTACTGGAGATTAAGGAGCCGGCAATCCGCACACCAGATCTAAGGGCACTGGAGGATGAGATAAACAGAAGAGCCGGGGGCATGGTTGAGGTGGCTGATCTGAGGTTCTCCTCCAGGAACAGGAAGGTGGAACTCAAGGAGTTATCAAGGAAAAAATACAAGGTCTACCGTGCCATTGTTGAACTCGAAGGTGCCGTATCTGATGAGGACCTGGTAAAGCTTGAGAAACTTGATCTGATAAGGCAGCGGACACCGCTAAGGGTTTCACATAGAAGGGCTGACAGGATCAGGGAACGCAGGGTCCTTGGCATATCCTGGAAACGCCTTGACGGTCGCCTGGAACTTATAATAAAGGCGGAGGGTGGACTTTACATAAAGGAACTGATCTCAGGGGATTCTGGTCGTACAGAACCCAGTGTGAGCAGCATCCTGGGTGTACCTGCAAGGTGCGCCAGCCTCGATGTCCTTGAGGTCGGGGAGGCCGCATGAAGCTTCATCTGAGCCGCAGACAAGCCTTATGATGGTCTCCCCTTCAACTTAAAAGATTCGCTGACCCTGAGGAAAAATATATATTTATGGAAATGTTAAATACAGAAGTTATAAGTTTAGATGTCTGATTCTTGTAAGGTTTTAATGACTTTTATAAGCCATCACAGGCTTTTATGGAGGTTAAAAAATGAGAAGATCAAGAGGTTTCAGAAGTAAAACAAGACACAAGCTTCAGAAGGTTAAAAGACCTGGAAGATCAAACCCGATAACAAGGAAGATTCAGAGCTTCAGTGAGGGTGACCTTGTACACATAATAATAGATCCAAGCATCCACAGGGGCCAGCCACACCCCCGCTTCCATGGTAAAACAGGCCGTGTTGCCGGTATGATGGGCAGATCATATGTGGTGTCCATAAGGGATGGTAAAAAGGAGAAACAGCTTGTGGTGAGGCCAGAGCACCTTCAGATGCAAGAGTGATTCCCATGATAGGGAAAAAGGTTCTGGAAAGTGAACCTGTTTCAATGGCAGAGGTTAAGGAGATACTTGAAAAATTCGGGGAAGAACATGAGCTCACCTACGAGCAGAACCTTGTCCTTGACCATGTAACCCGCTTTTCAAGGCTTGACCCTGAAACCAGCAGGAGTCTCATTGAGGAACTGATGGGTATCCCCAACATAAAGAGGAGGCATGCTGTCAAGATCGCAGATATTATGCCTGTGGACCTATCGGACCTCCGTTTAATCTTTGCCAAGGAAAGGGTCCCCATAAAGGCAGAGGACCTGCCAGGTATACTCGAGGTAATAGATAAATACCGGGTCGAATAAAAATAATATCTGACCTGAAAAATTAGAGTATGTGATTTCATGGAAGAGTACGCTATCATACTGGATTACCTTCCACTTGGCTACGTGAGTGAAGGTTTCGGTACATTCAAGAAGAGGCCTGTTGCCCAGGCTCTGGGAAAGGATGAGTTCACCCTCCTTGAGTTAACACCCAGGCCAGATGTTGACCTTGAGATTCATGAGGAGGTCTACATAGGTAAGGGTAAAAGGGATAAGATAGCCAGGATCAACAGGAGACTCCGGCACAATGAACTCACGGCCACGGCCAGGGTTGAACTGCCCTACGTCATTGAGGAAATAATAAAGTCCAACGAGGACAGGTTCGTGCGTTTCTTCAATGAGGCGGGCCCCATAAGCACCAGGCTTCATCAGCTTGAACTTCTTCCAGGAATCGGTAAAAAGCATATGTGGGATATCCTGAAGGCCCGTGAGGAAAAGCCCTTTGAGAGTTTTGAGGACATAAAGAACAGGGTCCCGATGCTATCAGACCCTGTTAAACTCATCGTCAGGAGGGTCCTCATGGAACTGGATGTTGAGGGCGCCAAGCGGGGAAAAAGGAAGTACACAATATTCACAAGGCCTCCCCAGAAGAAGAGGGACTGATTTTAACCCAATAACCAATTTATTTTATGACGGGACTCTACAGAGAGACAAGGGATGTTCTGAGGAAGTACGGTGTCAGGCTCAGAAGGAGTCTGGGGCAGAATTACCTTGTTGATGACGGCAAGAGACAGCGCATACTGGGATATGCCGATCTGGGGCCCGATGATCATGTCCTGGAGATAGGGGCCGGCATAGGTACACTGACACTCCCCATGGCAGAACTTGCAGGTCATGTCACTGCAATCGAAAGTGACCCATTCATTGCAGGTATCCTTGCCGATAGAATAAAAGTGGACAACGTGGATATCATCGTTGGTGACGCCCTCAAGGTTGATTTTCCCGACTTCAACAAGGTTGTATCCAACCTGCCCTACCAGATATCCTCCCCTGTAACCTTCAGGCTTCTGAGGCATGAATTCGAGCTGGGGGTCCTCATGTACCAGAAGGAGTTTGCTGCAAGGATGGTTGCAGAGCCAGGTACACGGGATTACTCAAGGCTCTCCGTAATGCTGCACTTCCTTGCAGAGGTTCAGATAGTTGATTACCTCAAACGGGGCTGCTTCTTCCCGAGGCCCCGTGTTGACTCTGCAGTCGTGACTTTAAGGCCCACTGGTTTCAGGCTACCGGCACT
This DNA window, taken from Methanothermobacter sp., encodes the following:
- a CDS encoding signal recognition particle protein Srp54; the encoded protein is MLGNLGRSLSKTMKKLAGMTIVDEEVVKEVIKDIQRALIQSDVNIKLVFNLSKSIEERALNEEPPKGITPKEHIISIVYEEMVKLLGERSHELKIEEKPYRILFLGLQGSGKTTTIGKLARYLRKKGFTVGVVCTDTWRPAAFEQLKQYTEGQDISVYGDPENKDALDLAEKGLERFQKKDVIIFDTAGRHKEEKDLLREMEELSAVIKPHEAILVIDGTIGQQAREQALAFREATDIGSIIVTKLDGSAKGGGALSAVAEIGAPIRFIGTGERIDDLEVFDPERFISRLLGMGDLKSLLEKVEEVSDEELAEESLDAILSGKFTLKDMRVQFEMMGKMGPLQQVMNMLPGVGKLPKDATKMTEETIRKYLIIMDSMTEEELEKPDIIKQSRIRRISRGSGTRNEDVKELLKYYRVTRKAMKGLGRRKMGGPLGQLMRQFMR
- a CDS encoding tRNA pseudouridine(54/55) synthase Pus10; translation: MDVQERLDAILDITDSKICPHCLGRRFSDVMEGPGNRLRGERLVEKFSLHLEGPCLVCGGMFERLDEAALMASKKVDELNLEYSSVLVGTRLPDDVLRIDEEINRRLGIQVESIKKDLNREIGKRVISILRCAADFESPDLVITVDLRGQIRVHVQINPIFIEGRYRKLVRGIPQTRWPCRSCRGRGCRRCDYTGKMYPTSVEELISEPVLEATQGSDSKFHGSGREDVDVRMLGTGRPFVLEIKEPAIRTPDLRALEDEINRRAGGMVEVADLRFSSRNRKVELKELSRKKYKVYRAIVELEGAVSDEDLVKLEKLDLIRQRTPLRVSHRRADRIRERRVLGISWKRLDGRLELIIKAEGGLYIKELISGDSGRTEPSVSSILGVPARCASLDVLEVGEAA
- a CDS encoding 50S ribosomal protein L21e, with translation MRRSRGFRSKTRHKLQKVKRPGRSNPITRKIQSFSEGDLVHIIIDPSIHRGQPHPRFHGKTGRVAGMMGRSYVVSIRDGKKEKQLVVRPEHLQMQE
- a CDS encoding RNA polymerase Rpb4 family protein, which translates into the protein MIGKKVLESEPVSMAEVKEILEKFGEEHELTYEQNLVLDHVTRFSRLDPETSRSLIEELMGIPNIKRRHAVKIADIMPVDLSDLRLIFAKERVPIKAEDLPGILEVIDKYRVE
- a CDS encoding DUF655 domain-containing protein, with product MEEYAIILDYLPLGYVSEGFGTFKKRPVAQALGKDEFTLLELTPRPDVDLEIHEEVYIGKGKRDKIARINRRLRHNELTATARVELPYVIEEIIKSNEDRFVRFFNEAGPISTRLHQLELLPGIGKKHMWDILKAREEKPFESFEDIKNRVPMLSDPVKLIVRRVLMELDVEGAKRGKRKYTIFTRPPQKKRD
- the rsmA gene encoding 16S rRNA (adenine(1518)-N(6)/adenine(1519)-N(6))-dimethyltransferase RsmA is translated as MTGLYRETRDVLRKYGVRLRRSLGQNYLVDDGKRQRILGYADLGPDDHVLEIGAGIGTLTLPMAELAGHVTAIESDPFIAGILADRIKVDNVDIIVGDALKVDFPDFNKVVSNLPYQISSPVTFRLLRHEFELGVLMYQKEFAARMVAEPGTRDYSRLSVMLHFLAEVQIVDYLKRGCFFPRPRVDSAVVTLRPTGFRLPALFEDVCRALFQHRKKKTSKSLRESFHEINADLNFSEVLDVLPSEILEKRVFQLKPEEILEIAERVEELSSPS